A genomic region of Alicyclobacillus sp. SO9 contains the following coding sequences:
- a CDS encoding carbohydrate ABC transporter permease gives MTTVTPFKKFFGHAVLIVASLLVLLPVYWMAVSAVEPNADILSSTIHWIPTHFQPGNFSKALHAQPFGRFFLNSFVMSTMIVVLQVITSSLAAYALVFIPMKRKRSWFFSILLAMMVPMQATFIPVYLILSSVHLINTYLGLVLPFAGSAFGIFLLRQGFVSIPKDLVHAARIDGASEWKILRSIVLPNAKPMILTLILLNFVFHYNDLFWPLISTSTTNMRVVPVALSYFLSQEAGQTLQWNLLMAADLVTIIPVLALFLAGQRYMIKGIMGSAIKG, from the coding sequence ATGACAACTGTGACGCCTTTTAAAAAGTTTTTCGGACATGCTGTGTTAATCGTAGCAAGTCTTCTGGTACTGCTTCCCGTCTATTGGATGGCGGTGAGTGCTGTTGAACCCAATGCGGATATTTTGTCGAGCACGATTCATTGGATTCCAACGCATTTCCAGCCGGGGAATTTTAGTAAAGCGCTTCATGCGCAGCCCTTCGGCCGGTTCTTTCTAAACAGCTTTGTGATGAGTACGATGATTGTTGTTCTGCAGGTCATTACTTCCAGCCTGGCTGCCTATGCGCTGGTATTTATACCGATGAAGCGCAAACGGAGTTGGTTCTTCTCCATTCTTTTGGCCATGATGGTACCCATGCAGGCAACTTTCATACCCGTTTATCTCATCTTGAGCAGCGTGCATCTCATTAACACGTATTTGGGTCTCGTGTTGCCGTTTGCCGGCAGTGCATTTGGCATCTTTCTTCTCCGTCAGGGCTTTGTCTCTATTCCAAAAGACCTAGTCCATGCAGCCAGAATTGACGGTGCATCGGAATGGAAAATCCTTCGTTCCATTGTTCTGCCAAATGCCAAACCAATGATTCTCACATTGATACTGTTGAACTTTGTGTTCCATTATAATGACCTCTTTTGGCCGCTGATTTCCACCAGCACGACAAACATGCGAGTCGTACCCGTTGCTCTGTCCTATTTCTTAAGTCAGGAAGCCGGGCAAACACTCCAGTGGAATCTGTTGATGGCTGCAGACCTTGTCACCATTATTCCTGTACTTGCGTTGTTCCTTGCAGGTCAGCGTTACATGATAAAGGGCATCATGGGCAGTGCAATTAAGGGTTAA
- a CDS encoding ABC transporter substrate-binding protein codes for MKRSYLKIGTVALATVGALAAAGCGTASGGNNSTTGNTSSAGGSSGKVVNITFWYGIGNKLSDDVQKMVKQFNAAHPDIHVTATYQGSYSGGGPEQQKLLAALASGNPPDLAQIEVNSMGVFANSGKLMDLTSFMNQSSVDKPSNFLNGMLVSTKWDGKYYGVPLNRSVPVLFYNETMFKKAGITNPPKTWNDVITDAKKLTKGSGSSKVYGYGPLVDWWPWESMVWSSGSKILSSDGKTAAFNTPELNHILSMQQSLVKSKDALVETGPHYWDLMTQDFIKGKIAMDIDSIGDAAQVKQGVGSKFKWGTAYLPSDKTLNVPPGGGDMAVMKGISSAHAKAAEKFIEWWTSPKQTLEWSKMTGYLPVQKAAVQKASYQTYLKNNPQFKTAIEELKYQKAAPASSHLLAVLKYAQQSLQGIFDEGKPVQSEMKKAADQANSVLGG; via the coding sequence TTGAAAAGAAGTTACCTAAAGATTGGTACAGTTGCATTGGCGACTGTTGGTGCTTTGGCCGCTGCAGGTTGCGGGACAGCTTCCGGAGGGAACAACTCGACTACCGGCAACACATCCAGTGCCGGCGGTTCATCTGGTAAGGTTGTTAACATTACTTTCTGGTACGGTATTGGCAACAAGCTTAGTGATGATGTTCAAAAAATGGTAAAACAGTTTAATGCAGCGCATCCTGATATCCATGTTACAGCCACATACCAGGGAAGCTATTCAGGCGGCGGCCCGGAGCAACAGAAACTGCTGGCGGCTTTAGCCTCTGGCAATCCGCCAGACCTTGCACAGATTGAAGTTAACTCAATGGGTGTTTTTGCGAACTCGGGCAAACTGATGGACCTAACCAGCTTTATGAACCAAAGCTCCGTCGATAAGCCGAGCAACTTCCTGAATGGGATGTTGGTGAGCACAAAATGGGACGGAAAGTACTATGGAGTCCCGTTAAACCGCAGTGTGCCAGTACTCTTCTACAACGAAACCATGTTTAAAAAGGCTGGAATCACAAACCCGCCGAAAACATGGAACGACGTAATTACCGATGCGAAGAAACTCACCAAGGGGTCGGGGAGCTCTAAAGTCTACGGCTATGGACCATTGGTAGACTGGTGGCCTTGGGAATCTATGGTATGGTCATCTGGCAGCAAGATTCTGTCCAGTGACGGGAAAACAGCAGCGTTCAACACGCCGGAACTCAATCATATTCTTAGCATGCAACAGTCTCTTGTGAAGAGTAAAGATGCCCTTGTTGAGACTGGCCCTCATTACTGGGACCTGATGACCCAGGACTTCATTAAAGGGAAAATCGCAATGGACATTGACTCCATTGGAGATGCTGCACAAGTGAAACAAGGCGTCGGTTCAAAGTTCAAATGGGGAACAGCGTACTTGCCTAGCGACAAAACGTTGAACGTTCCGCCCGGAGGCGGAGACATGGCTGTGATGAAGGGGATTTCGTCAGCTCATGCCAAAGCCGCAGAAAAGTTCATTGAGTGGTGGACTTCGCCAAAACAGACCTTGGAATGGTCCAAAATGACGGGATACCTTCCGGTACAAAAGGCTGCGGTGCAGAAGGCTTCTTATCAAACCTATCTGAAAAACAATCCTCAGTTCAAAACGGCCATCGAGGAACTGAAATACCAGAAGGCTGCGCCCGCTTCATCTCATCTGCTGGCCGTCCTTAAGTATGCGCAACAATCGCTGCAGGGCATATTCGATGAAGGCAAGCCAGTGCAATCAGAAATGAAGAAAGCAGCTGACCAAGCCAACAGTGTTCTCGGAGGCTGA